In Equus asinus isolate D_3611 breed Donkey chromosome 13, EquAss-T2T_v2, whole genome shotgun sequence, one DNA window encodes the following:
- the RASL10B gene encoding ras-like protein family member 10B, which translates to MVSTYRVAVLGARGVGKSAIVRQFLYNEFSEVCVPTTARRLYLPAVVMNGHVHDLQILDFPPISAFPVNTLQEWADTCCRGLRSVHAYILVYDICCFDSFEYVKTIRQQILETRVIGTSETPIIIVGNKRDLQRGRVIPRWNVSHLVRKTWKCGYVECSAKYNWHILLLFSELLKSVGCARCKHVHAALRFQGALRRNRCAIM; encoded by the exons ATGGTCTCCACCTACCGGGTGGCCGTGCTGGGGGCGCGAGGCGTGGGCAAGAGTGCCATCGTGCGCCAGTTCCTGTACAACGAGTTCAGCGAGGTCTGCGTGCCCACCACCGCCCGCCGCCTCTACCTGCCTGCTGTTGTCATGAACGGCCATGTGCACGACCTCCAGATCCTCGACTTCCCGCCCATCAGCGCCTTCCCTGTCAACACGCTGCAG GAGTGGGCAGACACCTGCTGCAGGGGCCTCCGAAGCGTCCACGCCTACATCCTGGTCTACGACATCTGCTGCTTTGACAGCTTTGAGTACGTCAAGACCATCCGCCAGCAGATCCTAGAGACGAG GGTGATCGGCACCTCTGAGACGCCCATCATCATCGTGGGCAACAAGCGGGACCTGCAGCGCGGACGCGTGATCCCGCGCTGGAACGTGTCACACCTGGTGCGCAAGACCTGGAAGTGCGGCTACGTGGAGTGCTCGGCCAAGTACAACTGGCACATCCTGCTGCTCTTCAGCGAGCTGCTCAAGAGCGTGGGCTGTGCCCGCTGCAAGCACGTGCACGCCGCCCTGCGCTTCCAGGGCGCGCTGCGCCGCAACCGCTGCGCCATCATGTGA
- the GAS2L2 gene encoding GAS2-like protein 2, whose translation MSLPGVHGRRPGTLGPPVRSIRPFKSSEQYLEAMKEDLAEWLRDLYGLDIDAANFLQVLETGLVLCRHANTITEAALAFLAEAPARAQRIPLPQAGVSYNGAAQPGTFQARDNISNFIQWCRKEMGIQEVLMFETEDLVLRKNVKNVLLCLLELGRRAWRFGVAAPTLVQLEEEIDEQLRQELALPAPDPPPPEPPVRRPCHFRNLDQLVQSLVSHCTCPVQFSMVKVSEGKYRVGDSNTLIFIRILRNHVMVRVGGGWDTLSHYLDKHDPCRCTSLSHKPGSFLKPPIPPVQHEVRVQDEPSKRQPTMTISRSQSPLPSVDWKTYTSSGRKLRPPVSSSPSPRSDGGAGAGVLRETASFLRCQEKSLTPSWRQLPAGDSPPSPQSSPTHRTRDPRCTSSGKRGDRDPPELLRGRTPTSWVHEETDNWGTHARAPTPQRLQAPEATAKGTPARAPSPLPRYPSSAKPMGPRQPPRGEAEGASSQLREPASACSPSPVKGPSKIPIWLPPARPPTPGRSFPGTASGGSTTEVGRNPIPLRAVTGHLAGPRHGDCFVEERQGDQKPDIPVTAGSPELQGLGPHGQEGQYTPLPLGGSKEQGIYHSLEEEILANMKLLEVGGAHPWGPGSGAIPRSGVYVPSLGGRWPAPGGPYDKVIQELAQGPPPLLKVDLRAWKAAPLGSPNPAVTIGPGSPKGKLGAQESGPRTKANLSSKGTRMRKVPAQGGQNCSAPTVSVSREAPTPLPSGPNTDKAKACPGKGKRTLRKPQRVPSIYKLKLRPRIPPRRDHRPEKQPSRIPKPLAYLRLGPARVPPRGRLTRAGLGRKGGKAALVDGARAGEKEEEGKEGKEPVAPLESSLQPLEGLGPQQLDPAPLPPEESWV comes from the exons ATGTCCCTGCCTGGGGTACATGGGAGGAGGCCTGGGACCCTGGGGCCTCCCGTGCGCAGCATCCGGCCCTTTAAGTCCAGCGAGCAGTACCTGGAAGCCATGAAGGAGGACCTGGCTGAGTGGCTTCGGGATCTCTACGGGCTGGATATCGACGCGGCCAACTTCCTGCAGGTGCTGGAGACCGGCCTGGTGCTGTGCCGGCACGCCAACACCATCACCGAGGCTGCTCTGGCCTTCCTGGCTGAGGCACCTGCCCGAGCCCAGAGGAttcccctgccccaggctggggTCTCCTACAATGGGGCCGCCCAGCCGGGCACCTTCCAGGCCCGGGACAACATCTCCAACTTCATCCAGTGGTGTCGCAAGGAGATGGGTATCCAAG AGGTGCTGATGTTCGAGACGGAGGACCTGGTGCTGCGCAAGAACGTGAAGAACGTGCTGCTGTGTCTGCTGGAGCTGGGCCGCCGGGCCTGGCGCTTCGGCGTGGCGGCGCCCACCCTCgtgcagctggaggaggagatCGACGAGCAGCTGCGGCAGGAGCTGGCCCTGCCCGCGCCGGACCCCCCGCCGCCCGAGCCCCCGGTGCGCCGGCCCTGCCACTTCCGCAACCTGGACCAGCTG GTTCAGAGCCTCGTGAGCCACTGCACATGCCCGGTTCAGTTCTCCATGGTCAAGGTGTCCGAGGGAAAGTACCGCGTGGGGGACTCCAACACCCTCATCTTCATCAGG ATCCTCCGGAACCACGTGATGGTGCGTGTGGGGGGCGGCTGGGACACACTCAGCCATTATCTGGACAAACATGACCCCTGCCGGTGCACATCCCTCT CACACAAGCCAGGCAGCTTCCTGAAGCCCCCCATTCCACCGGTGCAGCACGAAGTGAGGGTACAGGATGAACCCTCCAAGCGACAGCCTACGATGACCATCAGCCGCTCCCAGAGCCCACTGCCCTCTGTGGACTGGAAGACATACACGTCTTCAGGCCGAAAGCTGAGGCCCCCCGTCtcatcctcccccagcccccgcaGTGacggaggagcaggggcaggggtcCTCAGAGAGACAGCATCATTCCTGAG GTGCCAGGAGAAGTCATTGACCCCATCTTGGAGGCAGCTGCCAGCTGGGGACAGCCCACCCAGCCCCCAATCCTCACCCACCCACAGGACCCGAGACCCACGGTGCACCTCCTCGGGGAAAAGGGGGGACAGAGACCCACCAGAACTCCTCAGGGGAAGGACTCCCACATCTTGGGTTCATGAGGAGACAGATAACTGGGGAACCCATGCCagagcccccaccccccagagaCTCCAAGCCCCTGAGGCCACCGCCAAAGGGACACCAGCAAGAGCACCATCTCCCCTGCCTCGTTACCCCAGCTCTGCTAAGCCCATGGGCCCCAGGCAACCACCCCGGGGTGAAGCCGAGGGTGCTTCCTCCCAGCTCAGAGAGCCAGCATCTGCCTGTTCTCCATCCCCTGTTAAAGGACCCAGCAAGATCCCCATCTGGCTgccccctgcccgccccccaACTCCAGGAAGAAGCTTTCCAGGTACTGCAAGTGGAGGTTCCACGACAGAAGTGGGGAGAAACCCTATCCCATTAAGGGCTGTCACTGGGCACCTGGCTGGGCCCAGACATGGGGACTGCTTTGTGGAAGAGAGGCAAGGGGACCAGAAGCCAGACATCCCAGTGACAGCAGGGTCTCCAGAGCTGCAGGGCCTGGGCCCACACGGGCAGGAGGGGCAGTACACACCCCTGCCCCTGGGCGGGAGCAAGGAGCAAGGCATCTATCACAGCCTGGAGGAGGAGATTTTGGCCAACATGAAGCTGTTAGAGGTGGGGGGTGCCCACCCCTGGGGGCCAGGGTCCGGGGCCATCCCTCGTAGTGGAGTCTACGTCCCCAGCCTGGGGGGGCGGTGGCCTGCACCTGGGGGTCCTTATGACAAAGTCATCCAAGAACTGGCTCAGGGCCCCCCACCACTCCTTAAAGTGGACCTGAGAGCCTGGAAGGCAGCACCTCTAGGCTCCCCTAACCCAGCTGTTACCATAGGCCCAGGAAGTCCAAAAGGGAAACTGGGAGCTCAAGAGAGTGGGCCCAGGACTAAGGCAAACCTGAGTTCCAAGGGTACCAGGATGAGGAAGGTCCCAGCTCAAGGAGGGCAGAACTGCTCAGCCCCTACAGTGTCTGTCAGCAGGGAGGCCCCTACACCTTTGCCCTCAGGCCCCAATACTGACAAAGCCAAGGCATGTCCTGGCAAGGGCAAGAGAACACTCCGGAAGCCCCAGAGAGTCCCATCCATCTACAAGCTGAAGCTGAGGCCCAGGATCCCACCCCGGAGAGACCACAGGCCTGAGAAGCAGCCTTCACGAATCCCCAAGCCACTGGCCTACCTCCGCCTGGGTCCAGCCAGGGTGCCCCCCAGGGGCAGACTGACAAGAGCAGGGCTGggcagaaagggagggaaggcagccctggtggatggagccagggctggggagaaggaggaggaaggaaaagaggggaaAGAGCCAGTGGCCCCACTGGAGAGTAGCCTCCAGCCTTTGGAGGGTCTGGGGCCTCAGCAGCTTGACCCAGCTCCACTCCCACCTGAGGAGTCCTGGGTCTGA
- the MMP28 gene encoding matrix metalloproteinase-28 isoform X1 — MVARVRLLLRALQLLLWGSLDARLAERGGQERHREAEAFLEKYGYLDEQASRAPTSTQFSSAIREFQWVSQLPVSGVLDPATLRQMMRPRCGVADTDSQVAWTERVSARFAGLQGKMRRKKRFAKQGNKWYKQHLSYRLVNWPQHLPEPAVRGAVRAAFQLWSNVSALEFWEAPATGPADIRLTFFQGDHNDGLGNAFDGPGGALAHAFLPRRGEAHFDRDERWSLSRRRGRNLFVVLAHEIGHTLGLSHSPAPRALMAPYYKKLGRDALLSWDDVLAVQSLYGKPQGGSVAIQLPGKLFTDFEAWDPHRAQGRRPETQGPKYCHSSFDAITVGKMVPPVPHFLLPSSPTSPGVSRAGIQDGQQRLYIFQGSHFWEVTADGNVSEPRPLQERWAGLPPYIEAAAVSLEDGDFYFFKGNRCWRFQGPKPAWGSPQLCRAGGLPRHPDAALFFPPLGRLVLFKGARYYVLARGGLQVEPYYPRGLQDWGGVPEEVSGALPRPDGSIIFFRDDRYWRLDQAKLQSTASGPWATELPWMGCWHANSGGALF, encoded by the exons GCATTCCTGGAGAAGTACGGATATCTCGATGAACAGGCCTCCAGAGCTCCCACGTCCACGCAATTCAGCAGTGCCATCAG GGAGTTCCAGTGGGTGTCCCAGCTGCCGGTCAGTGGCGTGCTGGACCCCGCCACCCTGCGCCAGATGATGCGGCCTCGATGTGGGGTTGCGGATACAGACAGTCAGGTGGCCTGGACTGAGAGGGTCAGTGCCCGGTTTGCTGGACTCCAGGGCAAAATGAGGCGTAAGAAACGCTTCGCAAAGCAAG GCAACAAGTGGTACAAGCAGCACCTCTCCTACCGCCTGGTGAACTGGCCCCAGCACCTGCCCGAGCCGGCCGTTCGGGGGGCCGTGCGCGCCGCCTTCCAACTGTGGAGCAACGTCTCGGCGCTGGAGTTCTGGGAGGCCCCCGCCACAGGCCCGGCTGACATCCGCCTCACCTTCTTCCAAGGGGACCACAATGACGGGCTGGGCAATGCCTTTGATGGGCCAG GGGGCGCCCTGGCGCACGCCTTCCTGCCGCGCCGCGGCGAAGCGCACTTCGACCGGGACGAGCGCTGGTCCCTGAGCCGCCGGCGCGGGCGCAACCTGTTCGTGGTGCTGGCGCACGAGATCGGCCACACGCTGGGCCTGAGCCACTCGCCCGCGCCGCGCGCGCTCATGGCGCCCTACTACAAGAAGCTGGGCCGCGACGCGCTGCTCAGCTGGGACGACGTGCTGGCCGTGCAGAGCCTGTATG GGAAGCCCCAGGGGGGCTCAGTGGCCATCCAGCTCCCAGGAAAGCTGTTCACTGACTTTGAGGCCTGGGACCCCCACAGAGCCCAGGGGAGGCGCCCTGAAACCCAGGGTCCTAAATATTGCCACTCTTCCTTCGATGCCATCACTGTAGGTAAGATGGTCCCACCAGTGCCtcacttccttcttccctcctcccccacctctccaGGGGTCTCCAGAGCTGGCATACAAG ACGGGCAGCAGAGACTGTACATTTTCCAAGGGAGCCACTTCTGGGAGGTGACAGCTGATGGCAATGTCTCCGAGCCCCGTCCACTACAGGAAAGGTGGGCCGGGCTGCCCCCATACATTGAGGCTGCTGCGGTGTCATTGGAGGATGGAGACTTCTACTTCTTCAAAG GGAATCGATGCTGGAGGTTCCAGGGCCCCAAGCCAGCGTGGGGGTCGCCACAGCTGTGCCGGGCAGGCGGCCTGCCCCGACACCCCGATGCtgccctcttcttccctcccctgggCCGCCTCGTCCTCTTCAAGGGTGCCCGCTACTACGTACTGGCCCGAGGGGGACTGCAGGTGGAGCCCTACTACCCCCGAGGCCTGCAGGACTGGGGCGGGGTCCCTGAGGAGGTCAGCGGCGCCCTGCCCCGGCCCGACGGCTCCATCATCTTCTTCCGAGATGACCGCTACTGGCGCCTGGACCAGGCTAAACTGCAGTCCACCGCCTCGGGGCCCTGGGCCACGGAGCTGCCCTGGATGGGCTGCTGGCACGCCAACTCGGGGGGCGCTCTGTTCTGA
- the MMP28 gene encoding matrix metalloproteinase-28 isoform X4, which translates to MVARVRLLLRALQLLLWGSLDARLAERGGQERHREAEAFLEKYGYLDEQASRAPTSTQFSSAIREFQWVSQLPVSGVLDPATLRQMMRPRCGVADTDSQVAWTERVSARFAGLQGKMRRKKRFAKQGNKWYKQHLSYRLVNWPQHLPEPAVRGAVRAAFQLWSNVSALEFWEAPATGPADIRLTFFQGDHNDGLGNAFDGPGGALAHAFLPRRGEAHFDRDERWSLSRRRGRNLFVVLAHEIGHTLGLSHSPAPRALMAPYYKKLGRDALLSWDDVLAVQSLYDGQQRLYIFQGSHFWEVTADGNVSEPRPLQERWAGLPPYIEAAAVSLEDGDFYFFKGNRCWRFQGPKPAWGSPQLCRAGGLPRHPDAALFFPPLGRLVLFKGARYYVLARGGLQVEPYYPRGLQDWGGVPEEVSGALPRPDGSIIFFRDDRYWRLDQAKLQSTASGPWATELPWMGCWHANSGGALF; encoded by the exons GCATTCCTGGAGAAGTACGGATATCTCGATGAACAGGCCTCCAGAGCTCCCACGTCCACGCAATTCAGCAGTGCCATCAG GGAGTTCCAGTGGGTGTCCCAGCTGCCGGTCAGTGGCGTGCTGGACCCCGCCACCCTGCGCCAGATGATGCGGCCTCGATGTGGGGTTGCGGATACAGACAGTCAGGTGGCCTGGACTGAGAGGGTCAGTGCCCGGTTTGCTGGACTCCAGGGCAAAATGAGGCGTAAGAAACGCTTCGCAAAGCAAG GCAACAAGTGGTACAAGCAGCACCTCTCCTACCGCCTGGTGAACTGGCCCCAGCACCTGCCCGAGCCGGCCGTTCGGGGGGCCGTGCGCGCCGCCTTCCAACTGTGGAGCAACGTCTCGGCGCTGGAGTTCTGGGAGGCCCCCGCCACAGGCCCGGCTGACATCCGCCTCACCTTCTTCCAAGGGGACCACAATGACGGGCTGGGCAATGCCTTTGATGGGCCAG GGGGCGCCCTGGCGCACGCCTTCCTGCCGCGCCGCGGCGAAGCGCACTTCGACCGGGACGAGCGCTGGTCCCTGAGCCGCCGGCGCGGGCGCAACCTGTTCGTGGTGCTGGCGCACGAGATCGGCCACACGCTGGGCCTGAGCCACTCGCCCGCGCCGCGCGCGCTCATGGCGCCCTACTACAAGAAGCTGGGCCGCGACGCGCTGCTCAGCTGGGACGACGTGCTGGCCGTGCAGAGCCTGTATG ACGGGCAGCAGAGACTGTACATTTTCCAAGGGAGCCACTTCTGGGAGGTGACAGCTGATGGCAATGTCTCCGAGCCCCGTCCACTACAGGAAAGGTGGGCCGGGCTGCCCCCATACATTGAGGCTGCTGCGGTGTCATTGGAGGATGGAGACTTCTACTTCTTCAAAG GGAATCGATGCTGGAGGTTCCAGGGCCCCAAGCCAGCGTGGGGGTCGCCACAGCTGTGCCGGGCAGGCGGCCTGCCCCGACACCCCGATGCtgccctcttcttccctcccctgggCCGCCTCGTCCTCTTCAAGGGTGCCCGCTACTACGTACTGGCCCGAGGGGGACTGCAGGTGGAGCCCTACTACCCCCGAGGCCTGCAGGACTGGGGCGGGGTCCCTGAGGAGGTCAGCGGCGCCCTGCCCCGGCCCGACGGCTCCATCATCTTCTTCCGAGATGACCGCTACTGGCGCCTGGACCAGGCTAAACTGCAGTCCACCGCCTCGGGGCCCTGGGCCACGGAGCTGCCCTGGATGGGCTGCTGGCACGCCAACTCGGGGGGCGCTCTGTTCTGA
- the MMP28 gene encoding matrix metalloproteinase-28 isoform X2 codes for MVARVRLLLRALQLLLWGSLDARLAERGGQERHREAEAFLEKYGYLDEQASRAPTSTQFSSAIREFQWVSQLPVSGVLDPATLRQMMRPRCGVADTDSQVAWTERVSARFAGLQGKMRRKKRFAKQGNKWYKQHLSYRLVNWPQHLPEPAVRGAVRAAFQLWSNVSALEFWEAPATGPADIRLTFFQGDHNDGLGNAFDGPGGALAHAFLPRRGEAHFDRDERWSLSRRRGRNLFVVLAHEIGHTLGLSHSPAPRALMAPYYKKLGRDALLSWDDVLAVQSLYGKPQGGSVAIQLPGKLFTDFEAWDPHRAQGRRPETQGPKYCHSSFDAITVDGQQRLYIFQGSHFWEVTADGNVSEPRPLQERWAGLPPYIEAAAVSLEDGDFYFFKGNRCWRFQGPKPAWGSPQLCRAGGLPRHPDAALFFPPLGRLVLFKGARYYVLARGGLQVEPYYPRGLQDWGGVPEEVSGALPRPDGSIIFFRDDRYWRLDQAKLQSTASGPWATELPWMGCWHANSGGALF; via the exons GCATTCCTGGAGAAGTACGGATATCTCGATGAACAGGCCTCCAGAGCTCCCACGTCCACGCAATTCAGCAGTGCCATCAG GGAGTTCCAGTGGGTGTCCCAGCTGCCGGTCAGTGGCGTGCTGGACCCCGCCACCCTGCGCCAGATGATGCGGCCTCGATGTGGGGTTGCGGATACAGACAGTCAGGTGGCCTGGACTGAGAGGGTCAGTGCCCGGTTTGCTGGACTCCAGGGCAAAATGAGGCGTAAGAAACGCTTCGCAAAGCAAG GCAACAAGTGGTACAAGCAGCACCTCTCCTACCGCCTGGTGAACTGGCCCCAGCACCTGCCCGAGCCGGCCGTTCGGGGGGCCGTGCGCGCCGCCTTCCAACTGTGGAGCAACGTCTCGGCGCTGGAGTTCTGGGAGGCCCCCGCCACAGGCCCGGCTGACATCCGCCTCACCTTCTTCCAAGGGGACCACAATGACGGGCTGGGCAATGCCTTTGATGGGCCAG GGGGCGCCCTGGCGCACGCCTTCCTGCCGCGCCGCGGCGAAGCGCACTTCGACCGGGACGAGCGCTGGTCCCTGAGCCGCCGGCGCGGGCGCAACCTGTTCGTGGTGCTGGCGCACGAGATCGGCCACACGCTGGGCCTGAGCCACTCGCCCGCGCCGCGCGCGCTCATGGCGCCCTACTACAAGAAGCTGGGCCGCGACGCGCTGCTCAGCTGGGACGACGTGCTGGCCGTGCAGAGCCTGTATG GGAAGCCCCAGGGGGGCTCAGTGGCCATCCAGCTCCCAGGAAAGCTGTTCACTGACTTTGAGGCCTGGGACCCCCACAGAGCCCAGGGGAGGCGCCCTGAAACCCAGGGTCCTAAATATTGCCACTCTTCCTTCGATGCCATCACTGTAG ACGGGCAGCAGAGACTGTACATTTTCCAAGGGAGCCACTTCTGGGAGGTGACAGCTGATGGCAATGTCTCCGAGCCCCGTCCACTACAGGAAAGGTGGGCCGGGCTGCCCCCATACATTGAGGCTGCTGCGGTGTCATTGGAGGATGGAGACTTCTACTTCTTCAAAG GGAATCGATGCTGGAGGTTCCAGGGCCCCAAGCCAGCGTGGGGGTCGCCACAGCTGTGCCGGGCAGGCGGCCTGCCCCGACACCCCGATGCtgccctcttcttccctcccctgggCCGCCTCGTCCTCTTCAAGGGTGCCCGCTACTACGTACTGGCCCGAGGGGGACTGCAGGTGGAGCCCTACTACCCCCGAGGCCTGCAGGACTGGGGCGGGGTCCCTGAGGAGGTCAGCGGCGCCCTGCCCCGGCCCGACGGCTCCATCATCTTCTTCCGAGATGACCGCTACTGGCGCCTGGACCAGGCTAAACTGCAGTCCACCGCCTCGGGGCCCTGGGCCACGGAGCTGCCCTGGATGGGCTGCTGGCACGCCAACTCGGGGGGCGCTCTGTTCTGA
- the MMP28 gene encoding matrix metalloproteinase-28 isoform X3, translated as MVARVRLLLRALQLLLWGSLDARLAERGGQERHREAEAFLEKYGYLDEQASRAPTSTQFSSAIREFQWVSQLPVSGVLDPATLRQMMRPRCGVADTDSQVAWTERVSARFAGLQGKMRRKKRFAKQGNKWYKQHLSYRLVNWPQHLPEPAVRGAVRAAFQLWSNVSALEFWEAPATGPADIRLTFFQGDHNDGLGNAFDGPGGALAHAFLPRRGEAHFDRDERWSLSRRRGRNLFVVLAHEIGHTLGLSHSPAPRALMAPYYKKLGRDALLSWDDVLAVQSLYGKMVPPVPHFLLPSSPTSPGVSRAGIQDGQQRLYIFQGSHFWEVTADGNVSEPRPLQERWAGLPPYIEAAAVSLEDGDFYFFKGNRCWRFQGPKPAWGSPQLCRAGGLPRHPDAALFFPPLGRLVLFKGARYYVLARGGLQVEPYYPRGLQDWGGVPEEVSGALPRPDGSIIFFRDDRYWRLDQAKLQSTASGPWATELPWMGCWHANSGGALF; from the exons GCATTCCTGGAGAAGTACGGATATCTCGATGAACAGGCCTCCAGAGCTCCCACGTCCACGCAATTCAGCAGTGCCATCAG GGAGTTCCAGTGGGTGTCCCAGCTGCCGGTCAGTGGCGTGCTGGACCCCGCCACCCTGCGCCAGATGATGCGGCCTCGATGTGGGGTTGCGGATACAGACAGTCAGGTGGCCTGGACTGAGAGGGTCAGTGCCCGGTTTGCTGGACTCCAGGGCAAAATGAGGCGTAAGAAACGCTTCGCAAAGCAAG GCAACAAGTGGTACAAGCAGCACCTCTCCTACCGCCTGGTGAACTGGCCCCAGCACCTGCCCGAGCCGGCCGTTCGGGGGGCCGTGCGCGCCGCCTTCCAACTGTGGAGCAACGTCTCGGCGCTGGAGTTCTGGGAGGCCCCCGCCACAGGCCCGGCTGACATCCGCCTCACCTTCTTCCAAGGGGACCACAATGACGGGCTGGGCAATGCCTTTGATGGGCCAG GGGGCGCCCTGGCGCACGCCTTCCTGCCGCGCCGCGGCGAAGCGCACTTCGACCGGGACGAGCGCTGGTCCCTGAGCCGCCGGCGCGGGCGCAACCTGTTCGTGGTGCTGGCGCACGAGATCGGCCACACGCTGGGCCTGAGCCACTCGCCCGCGCCGCGCGCGCTCATGGCGCCCTACTACAAGAAGCTGGGCCGCGACGCGCTGCTCAGCTGGGACGACGTGCTGGCCGTGCAGAGCCTGTATG GTAAGATGGTCCCACCAGTGCCtcacttccttcttccctcctcccccacctctccaGGGGTCTCCAGAGCTGGCATACAAG ACGGGCAGCAGAGACTGTACATTTTCCAAGGGAGCCACTTCTGGGAGGTGACAGCTGATGGCAATGTCTCCGAGCCCCGTCCACTACAGGAAAGGTGGGCCGGGCTGCCCCCATACATTGAGGCTGCTGCGGTGTCATTGGAGGATGGAGACTTCTACTTCTTCAAAG GGAATCGATGCTGGAGGTTCCAGGGCCCCAAGCCAGCGTGGGGGTCGCCACAGCTGTGCCGGGCAGGCGGCCTGCCCCGACACCCCGATGCtgccctcttcttccctcccctgggCCGCCTCGTCCTCTTCAAGGGTGCCCGCTACTACGTACTGGCCCGAGGGGGACTGCAGGTGGAGCCCTACTACCCCCGAGGCCTGCAGGACTGGGGCGGGGTCCCTGAGGAGGTCAGCGGCGCCCTGCCCCGGCCCGACGGCTCCATCATCTTCTTCCGAGATGACCGCTACTGGCGCCTGGACCAGGCTAAACTGCAGTCCACCGCCTCGGGGCCCTGGGCCACGGAGCTGCCCTGGATGGGCTGCTGGCACGCCAACTCGGGGGGCGCTCTGTTCTGA
- the C13H17orf50 gene encoding uncharacterized protein C17orf50 homolog, which translates to SPRPPAGVKTPLWKKELEEPRAGEVEAEEAEEGSEEEDEARPPEESVAEGEAESREAEGDEGQRGSVSYCPLRQESSTQQVALLRRADSGFWGWLSPFALLGGLAAPADRKRSLPEEPCVLETRRRRPRGGACARCEILFCKKCRNLHSHPAFVAHCILEHPDLGEAPASGGAGTTGSP; encoded by the exons TctccccgcccgcccgcaggCGTGAAGACCCCCTTGTGGAAGAAGGAACTGGAAGAGCCCCGGGCCGGGGAGGTAGAGGCAGAGGAAGCCGAGGAGGGGtcggaggaggaggacgaggcgAGGCCGCCGGAGGAGAGCGTGGCCGAGGGCGAGGCAGAGAGCCGGGAGGCGGAGGGCGACGAGGGCCAGCGGGGCTCGGTGTCCTACTGCCCCCTGCGCCAGGAGTCCAGCACCCAGCAGGTGGCGCTGCTGCGGCGCGCGGACAGCGGCTTCTGGGGCTGGCTCAGCCCGTTCGCGCTGCTCGGCGGCCTGGCGGCTCCCGCCGACAG GAAGCGGAGCCTCCCGGAGGAGCCGTGCGTGCTGGAGACGCGGCGGAGACGGCCGCGCGGAGGGGCCTGTGCGCGCTGCGAGATCCTTTTCTGCAAGAAATGCAGGAACCTGCACAGCCACCCGGCCTTCGTGGCGCACTGCATTCTGGAGCACCCGGATCTGGGTGAGGCGCCAGCTTCGGGAGGAGCGGGGACCACCGGGAGCCCCTGA